A genomic stretch from Calonectris borealis chromosome 6, bCalBor7.hap1.2, whole genome shotgun sequence includes:
- the LOC142083699 gene encoding caspase-8-like isoform X4, producing the protein MSTDFHKLLFDISEALVTDELAALKFLSLEHIPMRKLEAIQEPKAFFEALQEKGMIEVGNLSFLKELLYRISRIDLLEAQLGSSREEMERELQIPGRAQLSAYRQLLYGIAEDLTPEDVESVKFLLQKKIPKNKLQDNASMLKVLLEMERNGIINEDDLAMLKDIVKGFRADIKKKIDTYEEKKKENDSKEKLHYPVSVSVHPAGQGAEGETPHLLVESYKMKNNPHGFCVILNNYIFKNPYEAREGTVKDGEAVKRVFKWLQFETIEHMDLEAKQMYAKVKEYSKKDHSNMDCFVCFIFSHGEKDKIKGVDHEFVNIKDLLSCFSGSNCPSLAGKPKLFFIQACQGSVGHPAVTVKEDFSGHLETDATPLTSIPDQADILVGMATVEEYECYRCTKTGSVYVQCLCEKMELLCPLRKDLITILTEVNKEVGGRVLNGWKQMPKITSTLRKQLIFQIP; encoded by the exons ATGAGTACAGACTTCCACAAACTCCTTTTTGACATTTCTGAGGCTTTGGTCACAGATGAACTGGCAGCTCTGAAGTTCCTCAGCCTGGAGCACATCCCCATGAGGAAGCTGGAAGCCATCCAGGAGCCCAAGGCCTTCTTCGAAGCGCTGCAGGAGAAAGGCATGATCGAGGTGGGGAACCTCTCCTTCCTGAAGGAGCTGCTCTACCGGATCAGTCGGATCGACCTCCTGGAAGCCCAGCTGGGCTCCAGCCGAGAGGAGATGGAAAGAGAGCTTCAGATCCCAGGCAGGGCGCAGCTGTCAGCCTACAG GCAACTGCTATATGGAATTGCAGAGGACTTGACTCCAGAAGATGTCGAGAGCGTGAAGTTCCTGCTccaaaaaaaaataccaaagaacAAGCTCCAGGATAATGCT TCAATGTTGAAGGTCTTACtggaaatggagagaaatgggATAATTAACGAAGATGACCTGGCAATGCTGAAAGACATAGTAAAGGGATTTAGAGctgacataaagaaaaaaattgatacctatgaagaaaaaaaaaaag AAAATGATTCTAAGGAGAAACTCCACTATCCAGTGTCTGTGTCTGTGCATCCAGCAGGAcaaggagcagagggggagaCGCCACACCTG CTTGTGGAATCAtataagatgaaaaataatcCCCACGGTTTCTGTGTGATTCTTAACAACTACATTTTCAAAAATCCGTATGAAGCCAGAGAAGGAACAGTGAAAGATGGAG aggCTGTGAAGAGGGTCTTTAAGTGGCTTCAGTTTGAGACAATTGAGCACATGGATCTAGAAGCAAAGCAAATGTATGCAAAAGTTAAAGAATACAGCAAAAAAGATCATAGTAACATGGACTGttttgtttgcttcattttttcccatggtgaaaaagacaaaataaaaggcGTTGATCATGAGTTTGTAAATATTAAAGATTTACTCTCCTGCTTCAGTGGATCTAATTGTCCTTCTCTTGCTGGCAAACCCAAGCTGTTTTTCATCCAGGCTTGCCAAGGCTCTGTAGGTCATCCAGCTGTCACAGTAAAAGAAGACTTTTCTGGCCATCTTGAGACAGATGCTACCCCTCTGACTTCTATTCCTGATCAGGCTGATATTCTGGTTGGCATGGCTACAGTGGAAGAATATGAGTGCTACCGCTGTACAAAGACTGGCAGTGTTTACGTTCAATGCCTCTGTGAGAAGATGGAGTTGCTTTGCCCTCT CCGCAAGGATCTCATAACCATCCTGACAGAAGTGAACAAGGAAGTGGGAGGAAGAGTATTAAATGGATGGAAGCAGATGCCAAAGATAACATCAACCCTACGGAAGCAATTGATCTTCCAAATTCCGTAA
- the LOC142083699 gene encoding caspase-8-like isoform X3, whose protein sequence is MSTDFHKLLFDISEALVTDELAALKFLSLEHIPMRKLEAIQEPKAFFEALQEKGMIEVGNLSFLKELLYRISRIDLLEAQLGSSREEMERELQIPGRAQLSAYRQLLYGIAEDLTPEDVESVKFLLQKKIPKNKLQDNAVCKSMLKVLLEMERNGIINEDDLAMLKDIVKGFRADIKKKIDTYEEKKKENDSKEKLHYPVSVSVHPAGQGAEGETPHLLVESYKMKNNPHGFCVILNNYIFKNPYEAREGTVKDGEAVKRVFKWLQFETIEHMDLEAKQMYAKVKEYSKKDHSNMDCFVCFIFSHGEKDKIKGVDHEFVNIKDLLSCFSGSNCPSLAGKPKLFFIQACQGSVGHPAVTVKEDFSGHLETDATPLTSIPDQADILVGMATVEEYECYRCTKTGSVYVQCLCEKMELLCPLRKDLITILTEVNKEVGGRVLNGWKQMPKITSTLRKQLIFQIP, encoded by the exons ATGAGTACAGACTTCCACAAACTCCTTTTTGACATTTCTGAGGCTTTGGTCACAGATGAACTGGCAGCTCTGAAGTTCCTCAGCCTGGAGCACATCCCCATGAGGAAGCTGGAAGCCATCCAGGAGCCCAAGGCCTTCTTCGAAGCGCTGCAGGAGAAAGGCATGATCGAGGTGGGGAACCTCTCCTTCCTGAAGGAGCTGCTCTACCGGATCAGTCGGATCGACCTCCTGGAAGCCCAGCTGGGCTCCAGCCGAGAGGAGATGGAAAGAGAGCTTCAGATCCCAGGCAGGGCGCAGCTGTCAGCCTACAG GCAACTGCTATATGGAATTGCAGAGGACTTGACTCCAGAAGATGTCGAGAGCGTGAAGTTCCTGCTccaaaaaaaaataccaaagaacAAGCTCCAGGATAATGCTGTATGCAAA TCAATGTTGAAGGTCTTACtggaaatggagagaaatgggATAATTAACGAAGATGACCTGGCAATGCTGAAAGACATAGTAAAGGGATTTAGAGctgacataaagaaaaaaattgatacctatgaagaaaaaaaaaaag AAAATGATTCTAAGGAGAAACTCCACTATCCAGTGTCTGTGTCTGTGCATCCAGCAGGAcaaggagcagagggggagaCGCCACACCTG CTTGTGGAATCAtataagatgaaaaataatcCCCACGGTTTCTGTGTGATTCTTAACAACTACATTTTCAAAAATCCGTATGAAGCCAGAGAAGGAACAGTGAAAGATGGAG aggCTGTGAAGAGGGTCTTTAAGTGGCTTCAGTTTGAGACAATTGAGCACATGGATCTAGAAGCAAAGCAAATGTATGCAAAAGTTAAAGAATACAGCAAAAAAGATCATAGTAACATGGACTGttttgtttgcttcattttttcccatggtgaaaaagacaaaataaaaggcGTTGATCATGAGTTTGTAAATATTAAAGATTTACTCTCCTGCTTCAGTGGATCTAATTGTCCTTCTCTTGCTGGCAAACCCAAGCTGTTTTTCATCCAGGCTTGCCAAGGCTCTGTAGGTCATCCAGCTGTCACAGTAAAAGAAGACTTTTCTGGCCATCTTGAGACAGATGCTACCCCTCTGACTTCTATTCCTGATCAGGCTGATATTCTGGTTGGCATGGCTACAGTGGAAGAATATGAGTGCTACCGCTGTACAAAGACTGGCAGTGTTTACGTTCAATGCCTCTGTGAGAAGATGGAGTTGCTTTGCCCTCT CCGCAAGGATCTCATAACCATCCTGACAGAAGTGAACAAGGAAGTGGGAGGAAGAGTATTAAATGGATGGAAGCAGATGCCAAAGATAACATCAACCCTACGGAAGCAATTGATCTTCCAAATTCCGTAA
- the LOC142083699 gene encoding caspase-8-like isoform X2, with translation MSTDFHKLLFDISEALVTDELAALKFLSLEHIPMRKLEAIQEPKAFFEALQEKGMIEVGNLSFLKELLYRISRIDLLEAQLGSSREEMERELQIPGRAQLSAYSLSLFIARQLLYGIAEDLTPEDVESVKFLLQKKIPKNKLQDNASMLKVLLEMERNGIINEDDLAMLKDIVKGFRADIKKKIDTYEEKKKENDSKEKLHYPVSVSVHPAGQGAEGETPHLLVESYKMKNNPHGFCVILNNYIFKNPYEAREGTVKDGEAVKRVFKWLQFETIEHMDLEAKQMYAKVKEYSKKDHSNMDCFVCFIFSHGEKDKIKGVDHEFVNIKDLLSCFSGSNCPSLAGKPKLFFIQACQGSVGHPAVTVKEDFSGHLETDATPLTSIPDQADILVGMATVEEYECYRCTKTGSVYVQCLCEKMELLCPLRKDLITILTEVNKEVGGRVLNGWKQMPKITSTLRKQLIFQIP, from the exons ATGAGTACAGACTTCCACAAACTCCTTTTTGACATTTCTGAGGCTTTGGTCACAGATGAACTGGCAGCTCTGAAGTTCCTCAGCCTGGAGCACATCCCCATGAGGAAGCTGGAAGCCATCCAGGAGCCCAAGGCCTTCTTCGAAGCGCTGCAGGAGAAAGGCATGATCGAGGTGGGGAACCTCTCCTTCCTGAAGGAGCTGCTCTACCGGATCAGTCGGATCGACCTCCTGGAAGCCCAGCTGGGCTCCAGCCGAGAGGAGATGGAAAGAGAGCTTCAGATCCCAGGCAGGGCGCAGCTGTCAGCCTACAG TCTTTCTCTATTTATTGCCAGGCAACTGCTATATGGAATTGCAGAGGACTTGACTCCAGAAGATGTCGAGAGCGTGAAGTTCCTGCTccaaaaaaaaataccaaagaacAAGCTCCAGGATAATGCT TCAATGTTGAAGGTCTTACtggaaatggagagaaatgggATAATTAACGAAGATGACCTGGCAATGCTGAAAGACATAGTAAAGGGATTTAGAGctgacataaagaaaaaaattgatacctatgaagaaaaaaaaaaag AAAATGATTCTAAGGAGAAACTCCACTATCCAGTGTCTGTGTCTGTGCATCCAGCAGGAcaaggagcagagggggagaCGCCACACCTG CTTGTGGAATCAtataagatgaaaaataatcCCCACGGTTTCTGTGTGATTCTTAACAACTACATTTTCAAAAATCCGTATGAAGCCAGAGAAGGAACAGTGAAAGATGGAG aggCTGTGAAGAGGGTCTTTAAGTGGCTTCAGTTTGAGACAATTGAGCACATGGATCTAGAAGCAAAGCAAATGTATGCAAAAGTTAAAGAATACAGCAAAAAAGATCATAGTAACATGGACTGttttgtttgcttcattttttcccatggtgaaaaagacaaaataaaaggcGTTGATCATGAGTTTGTAAATATTAAAGATTTACTCTCCTGCTTCAGTGGATCTAATTGTCCTTCTCTTGCTGGCAAACCCAAGCTGTTTTTCATCCAGGCTTGCCAAGGCTCTGTAGGTCATCCAGCTGTCACAGTAAAAGAAGACTTTTCTGGCCATCTTGAGACAGATGCTACCCCTCTGACTTCTATTCCTGATCAGGCTGATATTCTGGTTGGCATGGCTACAGTGGAAGAATATGAGTGCTACCGCTGTACAAAGACTGGCAGTGTTTACGTTCAATGCCTCTGTGAGAAGATGGAGTTGCTTTGCCCTCT CCGCAAGGATCTCATAACCATCCTGACAGAAGTGAACAAGGAAGTGGGAGGAAGAGTATTAAATGGATGGAAGCAGATGCCAAAGATAACATCAACCCTACGGAAGCAATTGATCTTCCAAATTCCGTAA
- the LOC142083699 gene encoding caspase-8-like isoform X1, which translates to MSTDFHKLLFDISEALVTDELAALKFLSLEHIPMRKLEAIQEPKAFFEALQEKGMIEVGNLSFLKELLYRISRIDLLEAQLGSSREEMERELQIPGRAQLSAYSLSLFIARQLLYGIAEDLTPEDVESVKFLLQKKIPKNKLQDNAVCKSMLKVLLEMERNGIINEDDLAMLKDIVKGFRADIKKKIDTYEEKKKENDSKEKLHYPVSVSVHPAGQGAEGETPHLLVESYKMKNNPHGFCVILNNYIFKNPYEAREGTVKDGEAVKRVFKWLQFETIEHMDLEAKQMYAKVKEYSKKDHSNMDCFVCFIFSHGEKDKIKGVDHEFVNIKDLLSCFSGSNCPSLAGKPKLFFIQACQGSVGHPAVTVKEDFSGHLETDATPLTSIPDQADILVGMATVEEYECYRCTKTGSVYVQCLCEKMELLCPLRKDLITILTEVNKEVGGRVLNGWKQMPKITSTLRKQLIFQIP; encoded by the exons ATGAGTACAGACTTCCACAAACTCCTTTTTGACATTTCTGAGGCTTTGGTCACAGATGAACTGGCAGCTCTGAAGTTCCTCAGCCTGGAGCACATCCCCATGAGGAAGCTGGAAGCCATCCAGGAGCCCAAGGCCTTCTTCGAAGCGCTGCAGGAGAAAGGCATGATCGAGGTGGGGAACCTCTCCTTCCTGAAGGAGCTGCTCTACCGGATCAGTCGGATCGACCTCCTGGAAGCCCAGCTGGGCTCCAGCCGAGAGGAGATGGAAAGAGAGCTTCAGATCCCAGGCAGGGCGCAGCTGTCAGCCTACAG TCTTTCTCTATTTATTGCCAGGCAACTGCTATATGGAATTGCAGAGGACTTGACTCCAGAAGATGTCGAGAGCGTGAAGTTCCTGCTccaaaaaaaaataccaaagaacAAGCTCCAGGATAATGCTGTATGCAAA TCAATGTTGAAGGTCTTACtggaaatggagagaaatgggATAATTAACGAAGATGACCTGGCAATGCTGAAAGACATAGTAAAGGGATTTAGAGctgacataaagaaaaaaattgatacctatgaagaaaaaaaaaaag AAAATGATTCTAAGGAGAAACTCCACTATCCAGTGTCTGTGTCTGTGCATCCAGCAGGAcaaggagcagagggggagaCGCCACACCTG CTTGTGGAATCAtataagatgaaaaataatcCCCACGGTTTCTGTGTGATTCTTAACAACTACATTTTCAAAAATCCGTATGAAGCCAGAGAAGGAACAGTGAAAGATGGAG aggCTGTGAAGAGGGTCTTTAAGTGGCTTCAGTTTGAGACAATTGAGCACATGGATCTAGAAGCAAAGCAAATGTATGCAAAAGTTAAAGAATACAGCAAAAAAGATCATAGTAACATGGACTGttttgtttgcttcattttttcccatggtgaaaaagacaaaataaaaggcGTTGATCATGAGTTTGTAAATATTAAAGATTTACTCTCCTGCTTCAGTGGATCTAATTGTCCTTCTCTTGCTGGCAAACCCAAGCTGTTTTTCATCCAGGCTTGCCAAGGCTCTGTAGGTCATCCAGCTGTCACAGTAAAAGAAGACTTTTCTGGCCATCTTGAGACAGATGCTACCCCTCTGACTTCTATTCCTGATCAGGCTGATATTCTGGTTGGCATGGCTACAGTGGAAGAATATGAGTGCTACCGCTGTACAAAGACTGGCAGTGTTTACGTTCAATGCCTCTGTGAGAAGATGGAGTTGCTTTGCCCTCT CCGCAAGGATCTCATAACCATCCTGACAGAAGTGAACAAGGAAGTGGGAGGAAGAGTATTAAATGGATGGAAGCAGATGCCAAAGATAACATCAACCCTACGGAAGCAATTGATCTTCCAAATTCCGTAA